A DNA window from Plasmodium vinckei vinckei genome assembly, chromosome: PVVCY_10 contains the following coding sequences:
- a CDS encoding cysteine repeat modular protein 1, putative: MLVKYTSIIIISWLFDAFTSRKKCEIIKLKNPFKKAYAKNKQYEFFSKRVLSDLIKNNQFIENKYESEKTLNYPKKIKHGKKITTKSENVHEDTKRAKYQVTMFKFARKLNFLLYTNYIELYSSLQILLAQYCYPRIARCNSKPGGCWCYKGSKSFININNYACLDNCGNFVMCKSPIQLKLHEQIPQNFISNNKIITCIVSSIQKKLNNLCGKNKLFRINASIYYCIPNNAIDINVIGKYCISDITTVIECHGFINSSYLSFIEEFKIIDKEKFDDTMNNTCDEGIIENGANYLGCQNRSISGKICLPWNTINTIQINEQKDIKHNFCRNFEDKKTIYCFVRFKDFIYREFCKVKESILTVNNITYSHQEDFVFDLTMKNVSDFDIRISDYSCTNPLNYNNRFNFSAEKKYELYKYHEIDNEIALTIVFLKPYRYTISYLRNNDILYICACSKDYYESEVLSCNNKKYYTQIGIINFVNKFTNTRSNVLYLNERNPIFIDMYNEAIKNKELYIFNADYSYQCDRLSALENKTHMLSENILNISMNHMAQKINPPLDPNKKKSYIYEYGNIAYDLKSLITNFNEKKYKQKPIGEIDKYGILLNTHIENNKEYINRKINEMLKDITIQQIKNLQKGSNIICIKHNKNQEIYFSYIGKIIYTGLYNSRDKYILINKNSNNNDNFIYENIIYIKDSLYPIYNNLFSISPNPCSQSSEHLNNAKIIPLTYEKHVSRFKNMINPLFSYNNYNHNKHQLYFFEKKNDFFFFTFKNMLNKKKDSVNYLCQQISDTQEFKTNCLFIYSSFHLVYYIEFAHPFYIYTIPTSIHNNYIRNDKDFDVLNTFFNFRNVDFVSHKTKILSLWSHQNDNFASLWLISSQSLTPFFLTKYDIHSPKYSFIFLKNQKDGSTSDVKNGDTFGNIDSTSNTKTVNITPTLNPKLNSPKIERKSDIVANIYTFSKDTLMINKYETIDFFILKSVKSILYVKMADVSDIITFTFNNEHFFLLLFKNNSISILNSNLDNIQVSKNNFNIHVYGVPIKIKCDKGDKKLTCFVLYKYHKILWIDLLFSSNNLVTKSNNINNPSLTSLKDTHKQRTGSNNFLENQIKSQIYNIEVKYIYRYDEENTEILSDVSNDMVITGKLNDYVIYISNKDSNKIHIYFTNRYKENISYYKYIKNEHIYNYNIISLFTYNFHDTTFINSYITKSPYETNAITSFAHENLIVTKIKYNYKPWYIYNEKITMVPIIEGDKVQIKYFSIHYKKNKSRKDALFIDKGKGVIGIILSEDGNESINIQKDIVNMIVVMHGLFHTYRTEIEFNIVCEDGHYHKHNKCHPCEKGYYNNLDEIKKNNGNYSKCIACGKNRTTLAEKEKFETNCLCDLGYEYIKDPNNPRNFICSPCSYGEYKDTISNELCKGTICIENASHFVLDKKGIQPSQCFCNGGYYLHHDKKDNEKCIKCLNNHYCPRNDNNYKKCPIHNVTLQNNRTDFESLDSCLCKEGYEPIDMNKIKNTTSRDYHYYNIFITKYPDLLKIVNNNNICMECNLGFYKNKASSDKCIKCPGNSTTTTFGSEYIENCNSCHKGYYKDQKKHCSECLPNHFCVGKSVKNDKHNISQYAGDAVICPNYSVTLQPYEDNFSFKDCLCIKGYEKNFQDFYNISNHCKKAPLNFYKDTTSNDLAIPCPANSITLQTGATSIHNCICDKGFFYDKMSYSCVECPYGYYCSEKDMTTKLNPPIKCPKNYTTIYKGSYDISNCVCESGYTVKTVMANHYTVNGVIKSYENAKNKIKLQTKNTTSVCIKCPQSSYKTNISNEQCNECPKNSTTLKDFNNADIFFCLCTMGYYTDKKECKPCWFNKLYCEGEKIYQIETIIYDEIINLIKKYIGLLNELSAKKSFINTIINEYINKGLISDISHISMMEKNSEIWGNTIQSIRKAKPDREIKPRHIYNRLGIIATKERQLKTPKTRNKIKKIEVAKSIGNKIIANISPQLTLLSEGNQNNDTDENILANLFYKSSTNLIYIKHQKLINCQQNTVIPLGVDSSQNFDDCKCKKGYYLEDKNVLKNIKICKPCPEGTFKNFVGDVKNCISCPSKSTSIKGSIYPNHCFCKEGFFYSKDMCLECLEGATCNGGLYPNAMKKIKLDIENVNKIRPDDHVKPESKKGYYLDESIINIIDVSEWRFIKCPISDSCLGKNKCHITMDNYLCIECKKGYTNSFTKSKCIKCPNNITNIILLILIYIIFCFIIIIISYLNISSGFYRRSIHSIIIKIAVNYVSSMLIVNILEDTYLNLPSYAYDVYNKMANILTSGKQKKKLLSIDCLLRYYFNLTYNDSFFYTSLFFFLIPIFLMLTLTAILYVILKIYTIVQKEEINNKLYLLETAKNENLLFLVKSLETNYKKERFIMILRYINLPDSTMSDNISTFFEDMIPIYTTFLFLIHAKTSLRMLQLFDCSYIQYTKNFSKYILNSSSSVQCNFKTHDYLKFFILGISGTVLWALGIPFLAFFILYNNRHNLFHENIRIKYGFLHNGYLPNRWYWEVVVFIRKITILFVTTVIVFPSDKNNIYKLLIITFIAIFSLCIHFIFQPFDKRKFFILNKLENFSLYIWVSTIMIISVLMHVNLNEFTNFLVFFFIILLHAIFFIKLLICLFYECISNIRPTPNISKVPFINSCVKVLIQIVETKKKQEPQVCYDKCSRQLAVILPDKISMERNRVNIYVIVQNFIKKFIRINFSQHSELNKFENRAICTYESEYNEKSKMVKVRSFENIEEENYGNCYNEMVSRSQKTDLSNFLLKNTNLSIYGRIKNEHRMFAIEIYNEMLDIFLKHVTFTYIPDTLFEFIFKISVNIGKFIDELDKNDKIFESLNQVLDINNMIQWHPKRKGNCYQTEQIKKNKIRFIRNSTSSYDLVNREMPSLDYSFTFSCDDIEKEQIIKRKKKGKQKTKNEPKKLYISTEERKKLFSFFSNDLLKTRIHLSKFYFILIELKIKYFRKLPSYFYLFKLYKLLLKKREMKKLKMLNKKLERYIIVSHDNETTINNQDNNDIVKNIKKNINLLYKEFKELSKIMNQLKYEYLNIKEDDSNQSQCSQFENE; the protein is encoded by the exons ATGCTGGTGAAATATACCAGTATCATTATAATAAGCTGGCTATTTGATGCATTTACTTCCAGGAAAAAATGTGAAATAATCAAATTGAAGAATCCATTTAAAAAAGCatatgcaaaaaataaacaatatgAATTCTTTTCAAAAAGGGTATTATCTGATTTGATTAAGAATAACCaatttattgaaaataaatatgaaagtGAAAAAACGTTAAATTAtcctaaaaaaataaaacatggaaaaaaaattactaCAAAGAGTGAAAATGTGCATGAGGATACAAAGAGAGCTAAATATCAGGTTACTATGTTTAAATTTGCAAGAAAGTTGAAtttcttattatatacaaattatatagaGTTATATAGCTCGTTACAGATTTTACTGGCACAATACTGTTATCCACGAATAGCTAGATGTAATAGTAAACCAGGAGGATGCTGGTGCTATAAAGGTTCGAAATcgtttattaatattaataactATGCATGCCTAGACAATTGTGGAAATTTTGTAATGTGCAAAAGTCCTATACAATTAAAACTTCATGAGCAAATACctcaaaattttatatcaaataataaaataataacttGTATTGTTTCAagtattcaaaaaaaattaaataatttgtgtggtaaaaataaattgttcAGAATTAATGcatctatatattattgtatacCAAATAATGCTATAGATATTAATGTAATTGGCAAATATTGTATAAGTGATATTACAACTGTAATAGAATGCCACGGATTTATAAATTCTAGttatttatcttttatagAAGAGTTTAAAATCAttgataaagaaaaatttgaCGATACAATGAATAATACATGCGATGAGGGTATTATAGAAAACGGTGCAAACTATTTAGGTTGTCAGAATCGTTCTATTTCGGGAAAAATATGCTTGCCATGGAATACGATAAATacaatacaaataaatgaacaaaaagatataaaacataatttcTGTCGAAATTttgaagataaaaaaaccATATACTGCTTCGTTCGTTTTAAagattttatttatagagAATTTTGTAAAGTTAAAGAAAGTATATTAACTGTCAACAATATTACTTATTCACACCAGGAGGATTTTGTTTTTGATCTAACAATGAAAAATGTTTCTGATTTTGATATACGAATTTCTGATTATAGTTGCACTAATccattaaattataataatcgttttaattttagtgctgaaaaaaaatatgaactcTATAAATATCATGAAATTGATAACGAAATAGCTTTGACAATTGTATTTCTAAAACCATATCGCTATACAATAAGTTATTTAcgtaataatgatattttatatatttgtgcaTGCTCTAAAGATTATTATGAATCAGAAGTCTTAAgctgtaataataaaaaatattatacacaaattggaataataaattttgtgAACAAATTTACTAATACACGCTCTAATGTTTTATACCTAAATGAAAGGAACCCAATATTCATTGATATGTATAATGAGgcgataaaaaataaagagtTATATATCTTTAATGCAGATTACTCATATCAATGTGATAGACTATCAGCTTTAGAAAACAAAACACATATGCTTtcggaaaatatattaaatataagtaTGAACCATATGGCCCAAAAAATTAATCCCCCTTTAGAtccaaacaaaaaaaaatcctaCATTTACGAATATGGCAACATAGCttatgatttaaaaagtttgaTAACTAACTTTAATGAGAAAAAATACAAGCAAAAACCTATCGGCGAAATTGACAAATATGGCATACTCCTAAATACACacattgaaaataataaagaatatatcaaccgaaaaataaatgagaTGCTTAAAGACATAACCATTCAGCagattaaaaatttacaaaagggtagtaatataatatgcattaagcacaataaaaatcaggagatatatttttcctatatagggaaaataatatatactggtttatataattcaagagataaatacattttaataaataaaaatagtaataacaatgataattttatttatgaaaatataatatacatcAAAGATTCTTTGTACccaatttataataatttattttcaatcaGCCCCAATCCCTGCTCACAGTCCAGTGagcatttaaataatgcaaAGATTATCCCATTAACCTACGAAAAGCACGTTAGtagatttaaaaatatgattaatCCTCTTTTTTCTTACAACAATTACAATCATAATAAAcatcaattatatttttttgaaaaaaaaaatgatttttttttttttacatttaaaaacatgttaaataaaaaaaaggattCAGTCAATTATTTATGTCAACAAATTAGTGATACTCAAGAATTTAAAACGAATTGTCTATTCATATATTCCTCTTTTCATTTGgtttattatatagaaTTTGCACACcccttttatatatatactatacCAACAAGTATAcacaataattatatacgAAATGATAAAGATTTTGATGTtctaaatacattttttaattttagaaATGTAGATTTTGTAAGTCATAAAACTAAAATACTATCTTTATGGTCTCATCAAAATGACAACTTTGCATCTTTATGGTTGATTTCCTCGCAAAGTTTGAcgccattttttttgactAAATATGATATACATTCCCcaaaatattcttttatatttctaaaaaatcaaaaggATGGGTCTACTTCTGATGTTAAGAATGGTGACACTTTTGGCAATATAGATTCTACATCTAATACAAAAACGGTAAACATCACACCTACTTTGAATCCTAAATTAAATTCTCCAAAAATCGAAAGAAAGTCAGATATCGTggcaaatatatatacattcaGCAAAGATACCTTAatgattaataaatatgaaacaATAGATTTTTTCATCCTTAAAAGTGTAAAAAGCATcctttatgtaaaaatggCTGACGTATCTGATATTATCACATTTACCTTTAATAatgaacatttttttttattattgtttaaaaataatagtatcTCTATATTAAATAGCAATTTAGATAATATACAGGTCTccaaaaacaattttaatatacacGTATACGGAGTAcctattaaaataaaatgtgataaaggtgataaaaaattaacatgttttgttttatataaatatcataAAATTCTTTGGATTGACCTTTTATTTAGTTCTAATAATTTAGTAACAAAAAGcaacaatataaataatccAAGTCTAACCAGCTTAAAGGATACACATAAACAAAGAACAGGATCGAACAATTTTCTTGAAAATCAAATTAAAAGCCAAATTTACAATATTGAAgtaaagtatatatatagatatgatgaagaaaatacaGAAATATTATCTGATGTTTCTAACGATATGGTTATTACCGGAAAGTTAAATGACTAtgtcatttatatttctaatAAAGATTCCAATaaaatacacatatattttacaaatcgttataaagaaaatattagttattataaatatataaaaaatgagcatatatataattataatattatatcctTATTtacttataattttcacGATACaacttttattaattcatatataacTAAATCACCATATGAAACAAATGCAATAACTTCTTTTGCTcatgaaaatttaattgttacaaaaattaaatataattacaaaCCCTGGTATATTtacaatgaaaaaataacgaTGGTACCCATAATTGAAGGTGATAAAGTTCaaatcaaatattttagcatacattataaaaaaaataaatcgaGGAAGGATGCATTGTTTATTGATAAAGGAAAAGGTGTCATCGGAATAATTCTTAGCGAAGATGGTAATGAAAGtattaatatacaaaaagaCATCGTCAATATGATAGTTGTTATGCATGGGCTATTTCATACTTATAGAACTGAAATAGAGTTTAATATTGTATGTGAAGATGGGCATTATcataaacataataaatgcCATCCCTGTGAAAAAGGATATTACAACAATTTAGAtgagataaaaaaaaataacggAAATTATAGCAAATGTATAGCTTGCGGAAAGAATCGAACTACTTTAgctgaaaaagaaaaatttgaaaCAAATTGTCTATGTGATTTAggatatgaatatataaaagatcCTAATAACCCACGTAATTTTATATGCTCACCATGCTCTTATGGAGAATACAAAGATACTATCTCAAATGAACTGTGTAAAGGAACTATATGCATAGAAAATGCTTCACATTTTGTATTAGATAAAAAAGGTATCCAGCCAAGTCAATGTTTTTGTAACGGAGGCTATTATTTACATcatgataaaaaagataatgaaaaatgtataaaatgCTTAAATAATCATTATTGCCCTAGAAATGACaacaattataaaaaatgtccAATACATAATGTAACACTACAAAATAACAGAACTGATTTTGAGTCTTTAGATAGCTGTTTATGTAAAGAAGGATACGAACCGATTgatatgaacaaaataaaaaataccaCATCAAGagattatcattattataatatttttataacaaaatatccagatctattaaaaatagttaataacaataatatatgtatggaATGTAATTTAggattttataaaaataaagcgTCTTCTGATAAATGCATTAAATGCCCAGGGAATTCAACAACTACAACATTTGGTTCtgaatatatagaaaattgCAATTCGTGTCATAAAGGTTATTACAAAgatcaaaaaaaacattgcTCTGAATGCTTACCAAATCATTTTTGCGTTGGTAAATcagtaaaaaatgataaacataatatatcGCAATATGCTGGTGATGCTGTTATTTGTCCAAATTATTCTGTAACCTTACAACCATATGAAGATAACTTTTCATTTAAAGACTGTTTATGCATAAAAggatatgaaaaaaattttcaggatttttataatataagtaATCATTGTAAAAAAGCCcctttaaatttttataaagatACAACATCAAATGATTTAGCTATTCCTTGTCCTGCTAATAGTATAACATTGCAAACTGGAGCGACCTCAATACATAACTGTATATGTGATAAGGGTTTTTTTTACGATAAAATGTCATATTCATGCGTAGAATGTCCATATGGGTATTATTGTTCTGAAAAGGATATGACAACGAAATTAAATCCCCCAATAAAATGcccaaaaaattataccaCAATTTATAAGGGTTCATATGATATATCCAATTGTGTGTGCGAATCAGGCTATACTGTGAAAACTGTAATGGCGAATCATTACACTGTGAATG GTGTCATAAAATCCTACgaaaatgcaaaaaataaaattaaactTCAAACAAAAAACACAACTTCAGTGTGCATTAAATGCCCACAATCAAGTTATAAAACCAATATATCAAATGAGCAATGCAACGAGTGCCCTAAAAACTCGACGACATTAAAAGACTTCAACAACgctgatatatttttttgcttaTGTACTATGGGATATTATACAGATAAAAAAGAGTGTAAACCTTGTTggtttaataaattatattgtgaaggggaaaaaatatatcaaatagAAACGATTATATATGATGAAATTATTAatcttattaaaaaatatatcggACTTTTAAATGAACTATCCGCcaaaaaaagttttataaatacaattattaatgaatatattaataaaggCTTAATTTCAGATATTTCTCATATTAGTATGATGGAAAAGAATAGCGAAATTTGGGGAAACACTATTCAAAGCATAAGAAAAGCAAAACCTGATAGAGAAATAAAGCCACGTCATATATACAATCGTTTAGGGATTATAGCAACCAAAGAAAGACAATTGAAAACGCCAAAAACGCGCAATAAAATCAAGAAAATTGAAGTGGCTAAAAGTATAggaaacaaaattattgcAAATATTAGTCCCCAGTTGACACTATTAAGTGAAGGAAACCAAAACAATGATACCGACGAAAATATACTAGCTaaccttttttataaaagctCAACAaacttaatatatataaaacatcagaaattaataaattgcCAACAAAATACAGTAATCCCATTGGGGGTTGATTCATCTCAAAATTTTGATGATTgtaaatgtaaaaaaggttattatttagaagataaaaatgttttgaagaatataaaaatatgtaaaccATGCCCAGAAGgcacatttaaaaattttgttgGCGATGTTAAAAACTGTATTTCATGCCCTTCTAAGTCTACAAGTATTAAAGGCTCAATATATCCTAATCATTGCTTTTGTAAAGAaggatttttttatagtaaAGATATGTGTTTAGAATGTTTAGAAGGTGCTACTTGCAATGGCGGATTATATCCGAATgcaatgaaaaaaataaaattagatatagaaaatgtaaataaaataagacCAGATGATCATGTAAAACCCGAATCTAAAAAAGGATACTATTTAGATGAaagtataataaatattatagatGTAAGTGAATGGAGATTTATAAAATGCCCAATAAGTGATTCATGCttaggaaaaaataaatgccACATTACTATGGATAATTATTTGTGTATTGAATGTAAAAAAGGTTATACCAATAGTTTCACAAAGTCAAAATGCATAAAATGCCCCAACaatattacaaatataatattattaattcttatatatataattttttgcttcattattataattatttcctACTTAAATATTTCCTCTGGATTTTATAGAAGATCTATTCattctattattataaagatTGCAGTTAACTATGTTTCTAGTATGCTcattgtaaatattttagaaGATACATATTTGAATTTGCCATCATATGCTTAtgatgtatataataaaatggcCAATATACTAACTAGCGGaaaacagaaaaaaaaattattaagtATAGATTGCCTATTaagatattattttaatttgacATATAATgattcctttttttatacaagtctatttttttttctaatacctatatttttaatgttaaCCTTGACTGCTATActatatgtaatattaaaaatttataccATTGTTCAAAAAGAGgagataaataataaattatatttattagaaactgcaaaaaatgaaaatcttctttttttggtTAAGTCTTTGGAAacaaattacaaaaaagaaagattTATCATGATACTACGATATATAAACCTTCCTGATAGCACAATGTCTGATAATATATCAACATTTTTTGAGGATATGATACCAATTTATactacttttttatttctaattCATGCAAAAACATCTTTGAGAATGCTTCAATTATTTGATTGTAGTTATATccaatatacaaaaaatttttcaaaGTATATACTAAATAGCAGTAGTAGCGTTCAGTGTAATTTTAAAACCCAcgattatttaaaattttttatattaggTATATCTGGAACTGTTTTATGGGCTTTAGGCATACCTTTTTTAgccttttttatattatataacaatagacacaatttatttcatgaaaatattcgcataaaatatggatttttacataatggATATTTACCTAATAGATGGTATTGGGAAGTTGTTGTTTTTATTCGTAAAATAACTATTCTTTTTGTAACTACTGTTATTGTTTTTCCTTCAGATAAAAacaacatatataaattattaattataacttttattgctattttttccttatgtatacattttatttttcagcCTTTTGATAAAAggaaattttttatattaaacaaACTAGAAAATTttagtttatatatttgggTATCTACTATTATGATTATATCCGTTTTAATGCATGtgaatttaaatgaatttactaattttttggtttttttcttcataattcttcttcatgctatttttttcataaaattacTAAtctgtttattttatgaatgCATAAGTAATATTAGACCAACACCAAATATTTCCAAAGTTCCCTTTATTAATTCATGCGTTAAAGTACTAATTCAGATTGtagaaacaaaaaaaaaacaagaaCCTCAAGTTTGTTATGATAAATGCTCACGTCAACTAGCCGTCATACTTCCGGATAAAATTTCAATGGAAAGGAATCgagtaaatatttatgtgatagttcaaaattttatcaagaaatttataagaattaatttttcacaGCACTctgaattaaataaattcgAAAATCGAGCAATATGCACATATGAATCtgaatataatgaaaagaGCAAAATGGTAAAGGTGCGaagttttgaaaatatagaagaagaaaattatgGCAATTGCTACAATGAAATGGTGTCTAGAAGTCAAAAGACAGATTTATCCAACtttttactaaaaaataCTAACCTTTCAATTTATGGAAGAATAAAGAATGAGCATAGAATGTTTGCAATAGAAATATACAATGAGATGCtagacatatttttaaagcaTGTAacttttacatatattccGGATACCCTTTTtgagtttatttttaaaatttcagTTAATATTGGGAAATTTATTGATGAACTAgacaaaaatgataaaatatttgaatcATTAAATCAAGTATtagatattaataatatgattCAATGGCACCCAAAAAGAAAGGGCAATTGTTATCAAActgaacaaataaaaaaaaataaaattcgtTTTATAAGAAATTCAACGTCTAGTTATGATCTAGTTAATCGTGAAATGCCTTCATTAGATTATTCATTCACATTCTCTTGCGACGATATTGAAAAagaacaaattataaaaagaaaaaaaaagggaaaacaaaagacaaaaaatgaacctaaaaaattataca tTTCAACTGAGGAACGGAAAAAgttgttttctttttttagcAATGACTTATTAAAAACCCGAATTCATTTGTCCaagttttatttcataCTTATAGAACtgaagataaaatatttccgAAAATTACCATCctatttttacttattCAAACTGTATaagttattattaaaaaaacgtgaaatgaaaaaacttaaaatgttaaataaaaagttggaaagatatataattgtttcCCACGATAATGAGACaacaataaataatcaagataataatgatatcgtaaaaaatattaaaaaaaatataaatttactATACAAAGAATTTAAAGAACTCTCGAAAATAATGAAccaattaaaatatgaatatcttaatataaaagaagatGATAGTAATCAATCCCAATGCAGCCAATTTGAAAACGAATAA